The proteins below come from a single Microtus ochrogaster isolate Prairie Vole_2 chromosome 22, MicOch1.0, whole genome shotgun sequence genomic window:
- the LOC101995755 gene encoding mas-related G-protein coupled receptor member B2-like encodes MSLPPPGNRMEERSTSGDFLSKDSNISTWETTITAPNGSIYTDSSYCNIMFQATIYLSFVFILVGLAGNAIVMWLLGFRMHRNAFSVYILNLAVADFLFLSFQFVYCLFLVIYIFYSIFIYIPWLSFVLSRFTYLSGLSILSAISVERCLSVLWPIWYRCRRPRQTSAVTCALLWALSLLLSLLHGEACGFLFNSIDFFRCQTLNYFTASWLIALFVLLCVSSLTLLLRIVCGSQRIPVTRLCVIIALTVLFFLIFGLPLGIYFLFYQLFGSLLFTNICDIYVIVLLSCVNSCANPIIYFLVGSIRHHRFQQKTLKLFLQRALQYTPEEEEGGERGSSEEPVNTLVQQLRDDLPREK; translated from the exons ATGAGCTTACCACCTCCTGGAAACAGAATGGAGGAAAG gagcACTAGTGGAGATTTCCTAAGCAAGGATTCCAACATCTCAACCTGGGAGACTACCATCACAGCACCAAATGGAAGCATCTACACTGATTCTTCATATTGTAACATCATGTTCCAAGCCACAATttatctttcctttgtctttatacTGGTTGGATTGGCAGGAAATGCCATAGTGATGTGGCTTCTGGGCTTCCGCATGCACAGGAATGCCTTCTCTGTCTACATCCTCAACCTGGCTGTGGCTGACTTTCTCTTCCTGAGCTTTCAGTTTGTATATTGCCTTTTTCTTGTTATTTACATCTTCTACTCCATTTTCATCTATATCCCTTGGTTGTCTTTTGTTCTGTCAAGATTTACTTATCTTTCCGGCCTGAGCATTCTCAGTGCCATTAGTGTTGAACGCTGCCTGTCTGTTTTGTGGCCCATCTGGTATCGCTGCCGACGCCCAAGGCAGACATCAGCTGTCACATGTGCCTTGCTTTGGGCTCTGTCCCTGCTTTTGAGTCTCCTGCATGGAGAGGCTTGTGGCTTTCTGTTTAATAGTATTGACTTTTTTCGGTGTCAGACATTAAATTACTTCACAGCTTCCTGGTTAATAGCTTTatttgtgcttctctgtgtgtccaGCCTCACCTTGCTGTTGAGGATCGTCTGTGGCTCACAGCGGATCCCTGTGACCAGGCTGTGTGTGATCATTGCACTCACAGTGCTGTTCTTCCTCATCTTTGGTCTCCCCTTGGGcatctactttctcttctaccaatTGTTTGGGAGTTTGCTGTTTACTAACATTTGTGATATTTATGTGATAGTACTCCTATCCTGTGTTAACAGCTGTGCCAACCCCATCATTTACTTCCTCGTTGGCTCCATCAGGCACCACAGGTTCCAGCAGAAGACTCTGAAGCTGTTTCTGCAGAGGGCCCTGCAGTACActcctgaggaggaggaaggtggagagagaggctCTTCAGAAGAGCCTGTAAACACATTAGTGCAGCAACTAAGAGATGATCTGCCTAGAGAAAAGTAG